The DNA window GTACTTTCAGTAAAGAAATCAAAAAAACCACCTGAAACTACATATGTCATTAATCCGAAAAATGTTATGGTTCCACCAACATAAAAAGACATATTTGCGTAATAAACGAGTTCAGCATTTCCATAAGTGAGAACCATAAGAATCAAAATAAGTAACTGGACACTTAAAAAATATATAACTTTCTTTTTCATAATTCACCTCTATCAAAGTAAATTATAGAAGATAAATTAAAAATAATCAAAAAGTAATTAAGATATTAGTAAATGTGAATATCAAAAAAGAAACATTTTCTTTACCAATGATTCTCAATTGTTAGGACAATGTAATGATTTTGTTACAACAATGTAAAAATATTATAAAAAAGGTCTGTACAAGTTAAAAGTAAAATGTATAATAAGTAATGTAATGAATTTTTCTGAATATTAGGGAGGTTAAAAAAATGAAGAATAGTAAGTTTGCATGGCTTTTAAGCCTACTGTTAGTTGTTGCTCTTTTCTTAGCTGCATGTGGCGGTAAAGAAGAAGGTACTAAAACAACTACAGAACCAGGAGATAAAGAAGAAGCTACACCTGAAGAAGAAGTAGTAGTAACTGACGAAGAACAGGTACTTAACTTAATTATGAGTGCTGAGATTCCAACAATGGACTCTGCTTTAGTAACTGACCAAGTTGGTTTTGATTTACTGAACAATGTAAACGAAGGTTTATACCGTTTAAATCAAGAAAATGTTGCAGTTCCTGCAATCTCTGAAGGTGAACCAACAGTTTCTGAAGATGGATTAGTTTACACATTCACTTTACGTGATGCTAACTGGTCTGATGGTTCTCCAGTAACTGCTAATGACTTTGAATTTTCATGGAAACGTGCTATGAACCCAGATACTGGTTCTGAATACGGTCCATACATGATGTCTGGAGTTATTAAAAATGCTACTGAAATTTCTGAAGGTAAGGTTGAATACACTGAATTAGGTGTTAAAGCAATCGATGAAAAAACTTTAGAAGTAACACTTGAAAAACCAGTTCCTTATTTCTTATCTCTTATGTCATTTGGAACATTCTTACCACAAAAAGAAGAATTTGTTACAGCGCAAGGTGAAAACTATGCGAAAAATTCTGAATCTTTATTATACAACGGACCATTCTCACTTACTGCATGGGACGGAACAGGCTTATCTTGGCAATTAGTTAAAAATGACCAATACTGGGATAAAGATACTGTAAAACTTACTGAAATTAACTATGATGTAGTTAAAGAACCTGCTACTGCAGTTAACCTTTATACAAATGGTGAAAAAGATCGTGCAGGTCTTTCAGGTGAATATGCAATGCAATATGCTGCTGACCCAGAAATGGTAAAAGAAATGGAAACTTCTGTATTCTATTTCAAATATAACCAAGAACGTACTGGAGAAAAAACTCCACTTGCGAACGTAAATATTCGTGAAGCAATTACAAAAGCTTTCAACAAACAAGACTTAGTAGATGTAGTATTAGCAAATGGTTCTGTACCAGCTAACTACCTAGTACCAAAAGACTTCACTTTCGATGAAAATGCAACTGACTTCCGTGATGTAAATGGCGATATGGCTACTTACAATGTAGAAGAAGCTCAAGCTGCATGGGAAAAAGGTAAAGCTGAGCTAGGTGTTACTGAGCTTTCAATTGAAATTCTTGGAGGAGACACTGAAGTTTCTAAGAAAATGTCTGAGTACTTCAAATCTCAATTAGAAACTAACTTACCTGGTTTAACTATTACTCTTAAAGAAGTACCATTTAACGTTCGTTTAGATCTTGATACAAACCAAGACTACGAGATTCAAGTTGCTGGATGGGGTCCTGACTTCCAAGATCCTTACACATTCATGAACTTATGGTTAACAGGTGGCGGTAATAACCAAATGTCATACTCTAACCCAGAATATGATAAATTAGTAAACTCTGCTAACAACGAATTAGCTCTAGATCCTGCTGCTCGTTGGCAAGCAATGGCTGATGCAGAAAAAATGCTTATCGAGCAAGATTTCGGTATCGGACCTATTTACCAACGTGGTGCAATGTTCCTGCAAAAACCATATGTTAAAGGTATTATTGCTCACCCATTCGGTGGAGACTATAGCTACAAATGGGCTTATATCGAAGGTAAAAACTAAGCGATTTTAGTAGATTAAAAATCTCATATTTAGAGAGTATATGGTATCCTATAGGACCATATACTCTCTTTTTAAATGAATCAGAATTCACAAAATATTTTATTATTTGATGTTATTTTGACAATTAGTATAGTAATCTGTTTATATAGAATAATAGATTATTTTTTTAGATTACATTAGGAGGTGCAAAGATGGCAAAATACATTATTCGTCGTGTGATTTATATGTTTATAACATTTTTCCTGATTGCGACAGCAACCTTCTTCTTGATGAAGGCGCTTCCAGGATCCCCGATTAGCTCTGCTTCAAAACTATCCCCTTCACAACTTGCGATAGTGGAAGCGAAATACGGATTAGATCAACCAGTCCCAGTACAATATGCAAAGTATATGCTAAACCTGGCTCAAGGTGATTTAGGAAACTCATTCCAATTTAAAAATGCAAGTGTAACAGAATTGATTATCAATCGATTAGGTCCATCTTTTATCCTTGGAACTCAAGGTTTAATACTTGGTGTAACATTAGGGATCATTTTAGGTATGATTGCCGCATTAAAACAGAATACAATATGGGATTATGGTAGTACGGTTATTTCTATAATCGGTATTTCTATTCCGGCATTCGTTTTTGCTACATTTCTTCAATATTGGCTAGCAGTTAAGTGGGAATTATTCCCGGTAGCTCTTTGGAAAGATGGTTGGATGTCAAGCGTACTTCCATCTATTGCATTAGCAATGGGGCCACTTGCGACTGCTTCACGTTTTATTCGTACAGAAATGATTGAAGTATTAAGTTCAGATTATATTACTTTAGCTAAATCTAAAGGTGCAACTGGATTTGAAATTGCGTTTAAACATGCTTTTCGTAATGCGTTAATCCCACTTGTGACGGTTTTAGGACCGCTTGCTGCAGGTTTACTTACTGGTTCACTTGTAATTGAACAGATTTTTGCTATTCCAGGAATCGGAGAACAGTTTGTAAAATCCATTTTCTCAAATGACTTCTCAATTATTATGGGAACTACATTATTCTTCTCTGCGTTCTTAATTGTCGTAATATTCGTAGTTGATATTCTTTATGGAATTATTGACCCGCGTATTCGTTTATCAGGAGGTAATAATTAATGAGTCAAGATTTAAAAAAATTACCTGCTGGATCTTTTGAAAGAGTTCACATTGATAGCACACAAGCGGAAAGAATTTCAAAACCAAGTATTAGTTTTTGGCAAGATGCCTGGTTACGTATACGTAAAAATAAAGCAGCTATTGTGAGTATGTTTATTTTGGCATTTATCGTCATCATGGCTTTTGTTGGACCAATGATCAGTCCACATGATGCAGATACTCAAACAATTACACATGCAAACTTACCACCTAAAGTACCTGGACTTGAAAAGTTAGGTATTTTCGATGGGGTCGGTACATTAGCTGGAAAAGAAGTAGATTTATATGAATTGAAAAAAGTAGATACGTATTATTGGTTTGGTACGGATGGTCTTGGTCGTGATATGTTCTCACGAGTTTGGGAAGGTACGCAAATCTCATTATTTATCGCTTTTATGGCAGCACTAATTGATATGGTTATTGGTGTAGCATACGGTGGTATTTCTGGATATTACGGTGGGCGTGTAGATGATATATTGCAGCGCATTGTTGAAATACTTTATGGAATTCCAACATTAGTTATAGTAATTCTTATGAGTTTATTCATGGAACCAGGTGTCACGGCGATTATTATTGCTATTACAATAACCGGCTGGATTGGTATGTCGCGTATTGTTCGTGGTCAAGTATTGAAATTCAAAAACCAAGAATTTGTATTGGCATCTCGTACATTAGGAGCATCAAATGGCCGAATAATAACGAAGCATATTTTGCCAAATATTTTAAGTGTTATCATTATTAATACAATGTTTACAATTCCAGGTGCAATTTTCTTCGAAGCATTTTTAAGCTTTATTGGATTGGGCTTACAACCACCTAATGCGTCATTAGGTACACTTATTAATGATGGTTACAAATTAATTAAATTCCAACCACATATTTTACTGTACCCATCCCTCGTTTTAAGTTTGTTAATGATTGCATTTAACTTACTAGGTGATGGCTTACGTGACGCACTAGATCCAAAGATGAAAGACTAAAAGGAGGAAAGCCAAAATGGAAAAGATTTTAGAGGTTAAAGACCTAGAGCTTTCCTTCCATACTTTTGCAGGAGAAGTTAAGGCCATTCGTGGCGTTAATTTTGACTTATTAAAAGGGGAAACTCTTGCAATCGTTGGAGAGTCTGGTTCTGGTAAGTCGGTTACGACAAAGGCGATTATGCGACTGTTGCCTGAATCAAGTTCTGAGTTTAAAAATGGTCAAATCCTGTTTAACGGGAAAGACTTAACGAAATTAACGGATAAAGAAATGCAGAAGATTCGTGGAAAAGATATATCAATGATTTTCCAAGATCCAATGACTTCTTTAAATCCAACAATGACAATTGGTAATCAAATTATGGAACCAATTTTAAAACATCGTAAGGTGAGTAAATCAGAAGCACGTAAAGTAGCTGTCGATTTGTTACGTTTAGTTGGTCTGCCAAAACCTGAAGCTCGTATAAAGCAATATCCACACCAGTTCTCTGGTGGTCAACGCCAACGTATTGTAATTGCAATTGCGCTTGCATGTAATCCTCAGATTCTAATTGCGGATGAGCCGACTACTGCACTTGACGTTACAATTCAAGCTCAAATTTTAGAGCTAATGAAGGATCTTCAAAAGAAAATTGATACTTCTATTATCTTTATTACACATGATCTTGGTGTTGTGGCAAACGTAGCGGACAGAGTAGCTGTAATGTATGGTGGTAAAATTGTGGAGGTTGGTACGGTAGATGAAATTTTCTATAATCCACAACATCCATATACATGGGGATTATTAAGCTCTATGCCTTCATTAGATACAGCAGAAGAAAAATTATATGCAATACCAGGAACTCCTCCTGATTTATTGTTTCCTCCAAAAGGAGATGCATTTGCTCTTCGAAGTGAATATGCTTTGAAAATCGATTTAGAGGAAGCTCCACCATTCTTTAAAGTGAGTGATACGCATTATGCAGCAACTTGGTTATTACATCCAAACGCTCCACAAGTAGAACCACCTTTATCTATTATTGAGCGCATGAAAAAGTATCCTGGAAGTCGTTATTATGAAGGAACTAAAGGAGGTAGTTACTGATGGCTGAAAAATTACTAGAAATTAGAAATTTAAAGCAATATTTCAATCAAGGTAAGCCGAATGAGGTTCGTGCAGTAGATGACGTAAGCTTCGATATTTATAAAGGGGAAACTCTAGGACTAGTTGGAGAGTCAGGCTGTGGTAAATCTACAACTGGTCGTACAATTATCCGCTTATATAACGCGACTGATGGACAAGTAATTTATGACGGTGTAGATGTACATGATAAAAAATCGAAAAAAGATTTAAAAACATTTAATCGTAAAATGCAAATGATTTTCCAAGATCCATACGCATCTTTAAATCCTCGTATGAAAGTATTGGATATTATTGCAGAAGGACTAGATATTCATGGTCTTGTGAAAAATCCAAAAGAACGTAAAGAACGTGTTGTAGAGCTTTTAGAGACTGTTGGTTTAAATCGTGAGCATGCCGATCGATATGCACATGAGTTTTCAGGTGGTCAACGTCAGCGCTTAGGTATTGCTAGAGCACTCGCTGTAGAACCTGAATTCATCATTGCAGATGAGCCTATCTCTGCTCTAGACGTATCTATCCAAGCACAAGTTGTAAACTTACTAAAAGAATTACAAGAAGAAAAAGGGTTAACCTATTTATTCATCGCCCATGATTTATCAATGGTTAAATACATTTCTGACCGTATTGGCGTAATGTATTTTGGGAAGCTAGTAGAGCTTGCTCCTGCGGAAGATTTATATAATAACCCGTTACATCCATATACACAGTCACTATTATCTGCAATTCCACTTCCAGATCCAAATTATGAACGTACTCGTGTGCGTAAATCATACGATCCTTCGGTTCATAATTACCAAGATGGAGAAGAAATTGCGATGCGTGAAATTACTCCTGGGCACTTTGTTTTCTGTTCTGAAAAGGAATCTGAATCACTGAAGGCCATCTCCAATTCACGACTATAAAACAAACGGTCATTCTTATTAGAATGACCGTTTATTTTGGTCAATTTCCCCTTTCTTTCCAACTATTAAATTGTTAGAATAAAGACATAAAGAAGAAAGGAAGAACAACTATTATGAAGTACACGTTTAAATTGCTTGCCTCTTTTACAATTGCAGCAGCTGTATTAATACCAAGTACTGCTTCTGCTGAATCCAATCTATTTGTCAATAACTTTGCTGGGAAAGAGTACAGTTTTGGAACTATTGACGAAACGATTGTTTCTTCTTCTAAATTATTCATCTATGACTCTGGATTTACATTTAAATATCCAGATGCAGTAAGAGGTGTGTATGTAACAGGACATTCTGCAGGTGGGTCTAGGTTTAATGATTTAGTAACCTTAATGGACGAAACTGAACTAAATACGATGGTAATTGATATTAAAGATGATTTTGGAAATTTAACATATAAACCAAGTGAAGAATCTCCACTTACAAAGTACGATATTGGTAGACCATACATAAAAGATCTTAAAGCTACTCTAAAAACAATGGAACAGAAAGAAATATATCCAATTGCACGTATCGTTATTTTTAAAGATACAGAACTTGCAGAGCGAAAGCCTGAATGGTCATTCGTTGACGGGTCGACTGTTTGGAAAAATGGACGGGGAGAGGCTTTTGTTAATCCTTTCTTGCAAGAAGTGTGGGATTATAATATTGAAATCGCAATAGAAGCTGCCAAAATGGGCTTTAAGGAAATTCAATTTGATTATGTACGATTTCCAGAAGGATTTGAAAATAGAGATGACACACTAAAGTATTCATTGGGAACATATGAGTCATCTGAGTTAGATGCAGTTCAAAGAAGGGTATCTGCAGTCACAGATTTTGTGGCATATGCTAGAGAAAAATTAAAACCATATGGTGCACAATTATCCGTGGATATTTTTGGATATTCAGCAACTTTACCGGAAGCACCTGGAATCGGACAAAACTTCTCCAAAATATCGGAAAATGTGGACGTTATTTCCTCCATGATCTATCCAAGTCATTGGACTTCTTACTTCGGGATAGCGAAGCCTGATTTAGAGCCTTACCGCTTAGTACAAGAATATGCAAAAGTAGAAAATGCTAAGTTAGCAGAATTAGAGAATCCTCCAATTTCACGACCATGGATACAAGATTTTACAGCTTCTTATTTAGGGGCAGGTAACTATCTAACATATGGTAAAGAGGAAGTTGAAGCGCAAATTAAAGCACTTAACGAAGCTGGTATTAAGGAATATTTACTCTGGAATGCTGGAAATAAGTATTCTCCAGGTGTCGACTATACCCCTTAATAAAGAGGAATGTATTAAAAAGCAGAATTTAAAAATTCTTGCTTTTTTTTATATTTATTGAAACCTTATTTCATGAAAAACGTATTATAAAGTATAACAGTTATTTTCAATCATTCGCATCTAATTGAGAATAGAACTAAAAATAATTTATTTTTATGTTTAAACAATAAATTAGACGGGTATAAATTAATTGTAGATCATCTAGATTTAAAAATCTAGATAGCTTATGTAATCAACAGAATTGTGACAGCATTAATTAAAAGTAAAATTTTTCTTTTAAACGTATTTTATTTCACTAATAATTGGTGTATACTATAAAAGTAAAATACTACATTAAATTAATTATAATCTACTTTATATAACACAACGAAATATGAAAGGAAGTGTATTTTAATGATGGTTACACTATTTACTTCACCAAGCTGTACTTCTTGTAGAAAAGCAAAAGCGTGGCTAGAAGAACATGAAATTCCATATACTGAACGTAATATTTTTTCTGAACCTCTTAGCATAAGTGAAATAAAAGAAATTTTACGAATGACAGAAGACGGAACAGATGAAATTATCTCTACTCGCTCTAAAATTTTTCAAAAGCTCAATGTAGATGTGGAAAGCCTTCCATTACAACGTTTATACGAATTGATCCAAGAGCATCCTGGATTATTGCGTAGACCAATTATACTGGACGAAAAACGTCTGCAAGTTGGGTATAACGAAGACGAAATACGTAGATTTTTACCTCGAAAAGTTCGTGCTTATCAATTACTTGAAGCACAACGACTTGTTAACTAGAACAAACAGAGCTGGTTGTTTTTCAAGAACTTTTGAAAAATAATCAGCTTTTCTTTTTTCGCTTGCCTTCATGATTAAATTTTCTTAAAATGCATATAGTTTAGTTAATAATTTAAAAAGAGAAGCAGGAATCCTTTTCTTTTTTTCTTAAACAACATACAATAGTAAAAGACACTACAATAATGAGACGGTAAGAAGCGAAAGGAGATGTGTTAAATGGATATCGAGCGTATCAATGATAACACTTTCAAAGTATACATTTCATACATCGACATTGAAGAAAGAGGCTTCAGCCGAGATGAAATATGGTTTAATAAAGATAAGAGCGAGCAGCTTTTTTGGGAGATGATGGATGAGGTTCATGATGACGACCATTTTGATGAGTTGGATGGCCCACTATGGATACAAGTTCATGCGATGGAAAAAGGTTTGGAAGTTATTGTCACTCGAACGGAAATGGCCAAGGATGAACGATCAGATGATAGTGATGAAATGGAAGATGTATCAAACAAAATATTTAAAAATGGTGTCTCTAGTTCCATAGGACCTCATGAGTTTGATGATTTTTCGAATTATATGGATGATTTAGATGAAATACCTTCTGAGTATACATTTAAGTTTGAGAACTTTGATGATGTACTTGGTCTAGCAAAAAAACTAGAGAAAGTAAATTTCAAAACA is part of the Psychrobacillus sp. FSL H8-0483 genome and encodes:
- a CDS encoding peptide ABC transporter substrate-binding protein; this translates as MKNSKFAWLLSLLLVVALFLAACGGKEEGTKTTTEPGDKEEATPEEEVVVTDEEQVLNLIMSAEIPTMDSALVTDQVGFDLLNNVNEGLYRLNQENVAVPAISEGEPTVSEDGLVYTFTLRDANWSDGSPVTANDFEFSWKRAMNPDTGSEYGPYMMSGVIKNATEISEGKVEYTELGVKAIDEKTLEVTLEKPVPYFLSLMSFGTFLPQKEEFVTAQGENYAKNSESLLYNGPFSLTAWDGTGLSWQLVKNDQYWDKDTVKLTEINYDVVKEPATAVNLYTNGEKDRAGLSGEYAMQYAADPEMVKEMETSVFYFKYNQERTGEKTPLANVNIREAITKAFNKQDLVDVVLANGSVPANYLVPKDFTFDENATDFRDVNGDMATYNVEEAQAAWEKGKAELGVTELSIEILGGDTEVSKKMSEYFKSQLETNLPGLTITLKEVPFNVRLDLDTNQDYEIQVAGWGPDFQDPYTFMNLWLTGGGNNQMSYSNPEYDKLVNSANNELALDPAARWQAMADAEKMLIEQDFGIGPIYQRGAMFLQKPYVKGIIAHPFGGDYSYKWAYIEGKN
- the mecA gene encoding adaptor protein MecA, with the translated sequence MDIERINDNTFKVYISYIDIEERGFSRDEIWFNKDKSEQLFWEMMDEVHDDDHFDELDGPLWIQVHAMEKGLEVIVTRTEMAKDERSDDSDEMEDVSNKIFKNGVSSSIGPHEFDDFSNYMDDLDEIPSEYTFKFENFDDVLGLAKKLEKVNFKTSLYHYEEKYYLHVSFNIEVVEFETVLNTLSVISEFGLSTKTTIHMIQEYGKEIIANDVLKELNKHF
- a CDS encoding ABC transporter ATP-binding protein is translated as MEKILEVKDLELSFHTFAGEVKAIRGVNFDLLKGETLAIVGESGSGKSVTTKAIMRLLPESSSEFKNGQILFNGKDLTKLTDKEMQKIRGKDISMIFQDPMTSLNPTMTIGNQIMEPILKHRKVSKSEARKVAVDLLRLVGLPKPEARIKQYPHQFSGGQRQRIVIAIALACNPQILIADEPTTALDVTIQAQILELMKDLQKKIDTSIIFITHDLGVVANVADRVAVMYGGKIVEVGTVDEIFYNPQHPYTWGLLSSMPSLDTAEEKLYAIPGTPPDLLFPPKGDAFALRSEYALKIDLEEAPPFFKVSDTHYAATWLLHPNAPQVEPPLSIIERMKKYPGSRYYEGTKGGSY
- the spxA gene encoding transcriptional regulator SpxA translates to MVTLFTSPSCTSCRKAKAWLEEHEIPYTERNIFSEPLSISEIKEILRMTEDGTDEIISTRSKIFQKLNVDVESLPLQRLYELIQEHPGLLRRPIILDEKRLQVGYNEDEIRRFLPRKVRAYQLLEAQRLVN
- a CDS encoding DUF3899 domain-containing protein, whose protein sequence is MKKKVIYFLSVQLLILILMVLTYGNAELVYYANMSFYVGGTITFFGLMTYVVSGGFFDFFTESTRKVFTPKHMKAEANKMRLPSEVFSFPHKPIIALGLSSLLCMCIALFVYYS
- a CDS encoding ATP-binding cassette domain-containing protein; translation: MAEKLLEIRNLKQYFNQGKPNEVRAVDDVSFDIYKGETLGLVGESGCGKSTTGRTIIRLYNATDGQVIYDGVDVHDKKSKKDLKTFNRKMQMIFQDPYASLNPRMKVLDIIAEGLDIHGLVKNPKERKERVVELLETVGLNREHADRYAHEFSGGQRQRLGIARALAVEPEFIIADEPISALDVSIQAQVVNLLKELQEEKGLTYLFIAHDLSMVKYISDRIGVMYFGKLVELAPAEDLYNNPLHPYTQSLLSAIPLPDPNYERTRVRKSYDPSVHNYQDGEEIAMREITPGHFVFCSEKESESLKAISNSRL
- the opp3b gene encoding oligopeptide ABC transporter permease, whose translation is MAKYIIRRVIYMFITFFLIATATFFLMKALPGSPISSASKLSPSQLAIVEAKYGLDQPVPVQYAKYMLNLAQGDLGNSFQFKNASVTELIINRLGPSFILGTQGLILGVTLGIILGMIAALKQNTIWDYGSTVISIIGISIPAFVFATFLQYWLAVKWELFPVALWKDGWMSSVLPSIALAMGPLATASRFIRTEMIEVLSSDYITLAKSKGATGFEIAFKHAFRNALIPLVTVLGPLAAGLLTGSLVIEQIFAIPGIGEQFVKSIFSNDFSIIMGTTLFFSAFLIVVIFVVDILYGIIDPRIRLSGGNN
- the opp3C gene encoding oligopeptide ABC transporter permease: MSQDLKKLPAGSFERVHIDSTQAERISKPSISFWQDAWLRIRKNKAAIVSMFILAFIVIMAFVGPMISPHDADTQTITHANLPPKVPGLEKLGIFDGVGTLAGKEVDLYELKKVDTYYWFGTDGLGRDMFSRVWEGTQISLFIAFMAALIDMVIGVAYGGISGYYGGRVDDILQRIVEILYGIPTLVIVILMSLFMEPGVTAIIIAITITGWIGMSRIVRGQVLKFKNQEFVLASRTLGASNGRIITKHILPNILSVIIINTMFTIPGAIFFEAFLSFIGLGLQPPNASLGTLINDGYKLIKFQPHILLYPSLVLSLLMIAFNLLGDGLRDALDPKMKD
- a CDS encoding putative glycoside hydrolase, translated to MKYTFKLLASFTIAAAVLIPSTASAESNLFVNNFAGKEYSFGTIDETIVSSSKLFIYDSGFTFKYPDAVRGVYVTGHSAGGSRFNDLVTLMDETELNTMVIDIKDDFGNLTYKPSEESPLTKYDIGRPYIKDLKATLKTMEQKEIYPIARIVIFKDTELAERKPEWSFVDGSTVWKNGRGEAFVNPFLQEVWDYNIEIAIEAAKMGFKEIQFDYVRFPEGFENRDDTLKYSLGTYESSELDAVQRRVSAVTDFVAYAREKLKPYGAQLSVDIFGYSATLPEAPGIGQNFSKISENVDVISSMIYPSHWTSYFGIAKPDLEPYRLVQEYAKVENAKLAELENPPISRPWIQDFTASYLGAGNYLTYGKEEVEAQIKALNEAGIKEYLLWNAGNKYSPGVDYTP